In Oncorhynchus gorbuscha isolate QuinsamMale2020 ecotype Even-year linkage group LG02, OgorEven_v1.0, whole genome shotgun sequence, a single genomic region encodes these proteins:
- the LOC123991171 gene encoding transcription factor HES-1-B-like, giving the protein MPADIMEKTSVSPVAATTASINTTPDKPKTASEHRKSSKPIMEKRRRARINESLGQLKTLILDALKKDSSRHSKLEKADILEMTVKHLRNLQRAQMTAALNSDPTVLGKYRAGFSECTNEVTRFLSTCEGVNTEVRTRLLGHLASCMTQINAMNYPTQHQIPTGPPHRAFGQSMVHIPNSPQGNVMPLPCKGGSPQSMSPETTKVYGGFHLVPATDGQFAFLIPNAAFTPNGPVIPVYANQVNTPVPAAVSPGAPTGNSDSVWRPW; this is encoded by the exons ATGCCTGCCGATATAATGGAAAAGACATCAGTCTCTCCTGTTGCTGCTACTACAGCCAGCATTAACACGACACCTGATAAACCCAAGACGGCTTCCGAGCACAGGAAG TCATCCAAACCTATCatggagaaaaggagaagagCCAGAATCAACGAGAGCTTGGGACAGTTGAAAACACTTATCCTGGATGCGCTCAAAAAAGAT AGTTCCAGACACTCGAAACTTGAAAAGGCGGATATCCTGGAGATGACCGTAAAACATCTCCGGAACCTCCAGAGAGCTCAGATGACTG CTGCTTTGAACTCTGATCCCACCGTGCTAGGGAAATACAGAGCTGGATTCAGCGAGTGTACAAATGAAGTCACTCGGTTCCTGTCCACCTGCGAAGGGGTTAACACCGAGGTCAGGACACGGCTTCTCGGTCACTTGGCCAGCTGCATGACGCAGATCAACGCTATGAACTACCCCACGCAGCACCAGATCCCTACCGGGCCTCCCCACCGCGCCTTCGGCCAGTCCATGGTACACATCCCCAACTCTCCACAGGGCAACGTGATGCCCCTGCCTTGTAAAGGTGGCTCTCCTCAGAGCATGTCACCAGAAACAACAAAAGTATATGGCGGCTTCCACCTGGTACCTGCCACAGATGGACAATTCGCCTTCCTTATCCCCAATGCAGCTTTTACGCCCAACGGTCCCGTTATCCCCGTGTACGCTAACCAGGTCAACACGCCTGTCCCAGCAGCGGTGTCCCCCGGTGCACCGACAGGCAACTCGGACTCAGTGTGGCGACCCTGGTAG